The genomic DNA TTCCACGTTTCAACAAATAAATTTAGTACCTAATACTATCTCATTGACAGTTCATATTTATGTTTGCAAAGTTGATGCAATCCCTCTTGAAGATGCTGATGGTGCTTCCTGTTACTTCAGGTGGCTGTTGATGGCACTGCATACCATAGggcttgtttcaagtgcagcCATGGAGGCTGTGTGATAAGTCCATCAAACTATGTGGCTCATGAGCATCAACTATTTTGTAAGCACCATCACTCACAActtttcaaggcaaaggggaacTTCAGCCAACTGGACAAGCAATCTTAAGATATTAGTTGAAGGGATGGCTGAGAACACTAAACCTATGTGATTCCGCCTAAAGTTTTATAGTAACCTCAAAAGGTACTTCTTTCCACATATAAGTACTCGTTCTGATGAAAGATCCTACTAAACATCCTCAAAATCACATCTGAAGTGAAACCTGAAGCAAAGGTCGTGTATGTTATGAGACAACTTTGAAGAGGACAAGTTCTGTTTTGTAATGCATGGTTTTAAATTTTAACGCTTTATTATAATATGGGTAATTTGAATAAGTAATAGTGTTGAGCTCTGCTGCTTCACTGTTAAACATCTGATCAGATACAATCTCCTTTGTATTTCTGATTAATAGTTCTCTCTCAAAATTATATTATAGTTTCCGCTCTCTCTTTAAACAAACATTAAACCACCTTTCCAACAAGTGAGTAACTGATAGAATCAACATGAACTAGCCTTGTTATTATGTGGTGATACCAGTCTACCAGATATAAACTATGCGTGTTAGACAGTTCAATGATGTAGTATGAGCTTCACTTATTTTTAAGCATTTGTTTAAAGGTGTTTCATACCCTTAATCCTTTAGATTAGAAGTAGATACTTATCATTGCTTCAAACCTGAACTTAACTAAGAATAAAAATAGAGAATTTTTAACTTTCACGCTTCGCAATTCACTCGTAGAATTCAAAATATTCTACCAAGTCTATAGATTTGAGGGCATCCTGCTACCTAATTATCAATCCATGTCCTAAAGTAATCTTGACATCCACAGATAATCCAAGGCTTTTTAGCAATGCAGCAACTTTAacttttcctttaaatatcaAAAAAATTCTACTAGTAGTGGAACTATGTGTAAGAAGGATCCAACAACGGCTCTGTGGGTCTAAAAAATGAGTCGAATCTAAGAATGGCACTAAAAGTATGGTGTTTATCATTGCCTTAAGAGTCAAAGTTTTAAAGCATGATGATCACTTCTTTGTTTACTATTCTGTTATACTTTCTACAGGACTGCAAATATAGAATAGACCAATTAGTATCATTATCTAGTGGTTTGGAGTTTAAAATTTCATGATTACTCTGTGTTTGAGCATGAATGATATACTCATCTCTAGGTGAAAGAAAATCTTCTTGAGCATGATAATAATAATGCTCAGCATGTTACGTGTGGCACATGGTCATGATTTCTGATTATGGTACACTATGTCTTAGTTTAGTTTTCGACTATTGAAGGTCGTGCTTGGCGAGAGAATCAGTTGCACATATGGTACGCATTTTAGTTTCGATTTCTTCAAGTAGGCCTCATTATGAAAAAATATGTTAAATATAAAGACAATCAAAATATTACAAATAAAGGCGTGTAAGAGAGTCTTGTGTTTTTATAAGAAGAGTCACGTGTACTTGATACGACTATATTAGATTATCATAGTGCAAGCACCTTCTTCTTCGATCAGATTTTGCACATTACTGCTATTTACTGCTTAGATCACGGTGTTAAAACAAAATCTTCTTTAATCAAATCAAGTAGGTCTATTATGCTTGCATAGACTTTGGGACAAGTACTAAAGTAGGTATTACTTAAAGAAATGATTCTATTTTGAGGATAAAACATAAATTATTGTTAATTATCAAGTTAAAGTGACAGAGAATTTAGATGCCTCTTTGTTTATTCTTACTAAACTACTTGTCTTAATATTTACAGATTCCTTTTGCAGCTTATATTGTTACAACAGTAAAAAAATCAGAGATTACTGTTACAAGAGAAGTGTTTTTGAAACTTTAGGTGTAGAATAGCAGAATTATTAACTCACTGCACCTCAACTAGGTCTGAAGACAAAACCAAATCAGTTAAATAAAGCAAACAGCAGGTTACATGGATGAGAAATTGTGTTAGTAGCCCTGCTTATGTTTTACATTGCTCTAAATTTGATTTTAACCATTGACAAGGCCGTCCTGGACTTGTCTTAACTTTGTAAAACAGACCTTACCAACCACAAAACACTTCAAACATCTTGGATGTACTGTTGTATTGAATTTCACCCGATTTACGCACTTAACATCTGCTGATTTGCCTAAATGGAAGCACGAATGATCAGCTCGCGGCCTCGGTGATGCTATGCAGCGAGGGATGCCATCCTCTTGGTCTTGCAGTTGCAGAGTTTGATGTCGATGATGTCTTTATCCGATGCCTGTCATGCTTTATTACCTGTTTGGTTTTGTTTTCCGTGGCACTTCTTGTTGCAGCACTAATATTTTCTAAATTTGAGCTCGGATTAATAATTTCCTTTCCAGATGCTGCTGCGTCTGATTGTTTTTTCTTCTGCATCTTTGCATACTTCTTAGCCCACACTCCTTTCATCACCTCTACAAAAATCagtaaaatataatttaataactTTGTACAAGAATATAATTTAATAACTGTTAAAAAAGGCCATACCTTGAGAACTAACAAGCCTGTAAGTATGGCCAAGAAGAAGAGTATCAGTAGGGCGGAGAAGTTTAATACGCGTAACGCGAAGAGGCGCAGTGTCAGTTGCGGCGGTGGTGGAGGAAGGAGGATACAAAGTGGTGGTGAGAAGAAGAGCAACATGATAGCCAGGGTTGGTTTTCATTACATAACTAGCAGGAACAGGCCAGTATGCTTTATCTACTTTGCCACAAGGCTGTTGTATTACCAGACTTGCATTATCTATTGCTTGGCAATTCCCCATAACTTAGGCCTCTGTATGTTAATGACTCTGTGAAGTGTGTACGAGTATGTTGAAAGGGAGACGGATGAACAAGGAAGAACTGTATGAAGAAAAAACAGAAAGTCTGTGTGTGAGTTTATATTATGAGCACCAACCTCATCTCCAAGCTCCACGAGAATTAAATAAAGACTATTATTTCTGTGGAACCCATCCTATTTTGACAATTAGTAAACTGTAGTTTTGGACTTGCTATAATCTACTCGGGGAATAAAGGAAACCTCACTCTAAAACCGGAAATAAATGTACCTTTATTTCCGGTTTTAGAGTGAGGTTTCCTTTATTCCCCGAGTAGATTATAGCAAGTCCAACAGTATTTCAAGCCCTCTACAGTTAAATCTTTAAATTAATATGGTTGgaataaaaaaatacattatttTATCCGGAGTAAATATATATTGTGTTCATTATATTGGAATCacagaaaaatattattttaacgagattataattttattgattattatttCATCGAGGTTTAACcgtatataatataaaatattatgtcATAGTAATTTGTATATGTTTAAAGTCTTATTCCCAAGTTTTTATTAGTGAATGAAGTAAGTGATAAAAAGGTAAAATACTTTCATCCCAAAAATGGAAGGAAAATTTTGGAGGTAAAATATCTAAAATTTACATTCATCATCACTTATTTTCGTTCTCTTTAAAAATTCGGAAGCACGATTAGAAATGAAAGTAAAACTATTTTATTTACCTTTCACTTACTTTTCACCCTTTTTAAAACTCGGCAGTAATGGGTAAGTAAATTCATCTCCAATAATGTGTCTTATTCTTATTATATATTCAGTATTCTATTATTAAAAATCtcttttattattaaaatataataaataatagagagagaaagagagtgttCATGAAAATTTATTGTAAAATATAAGTTAGTACAAGGGAATAAGTGCCTTAAAAATAAGGCTCAAGTAGGTTCTATAAGACACCGCTAATACACGGTTGGGACTACTTTTTTTGTCAAATGCTCTATATTTTAATTTAGGACACGAATGGTGGACTTGCTCGTAGGTCCTGTTCGCACTAAAACACACGTGAAGATACACGCAagcgtacgcgatcacaagtagtataaaatttaagtcgagttcgttcccatagaaactggtttaggttaaatttagattatgcacttatgcaacaatgtatgattatcgttcacagttaagacaagtaacaagtttgatttgattaactacttaagagattatactaataTGCATTAattaagagattaaaagtgaattacttatatgagaataaaacatgggatttcaaattcattaaatacttcattcaacgtttatgtctttatcaatagcatgtgatggtgatgataATTAATCAGATAACGCGAAATTAATATACGCTATCTTTCaatatacgtataccctactactaagtatctacaatcaagatagaagccaaatagacaccaattatacttagaccctatatgtctataagatttgaaaatataatggtttaagaacaggttatctattgtgattataTAGGGCGTGTAATATagttaaaattacactacgaatcatgaatgtcaattcatacataaaactatgctagcatgacaagttctaaacctctatattcactgtcgcttcaatagagattaacaaacaatcttagaaGTTAGCTAcacatcaaagacgaataagcacaagcaaactaggaaatcataaatcaccacacactaaagacttagaacaatcaactattgaaatccataaataaatccgataggaccccatgacaacgattacttcatgatcgaacacatcgtcaccatgggttacaatgaaaacatgatactaaataagttcagaatactacAATAGAATATAGAAGTACTAGGGTTTAGAACAAATAAAAAACAAGCATTcaaaagtatcgcctaaatcgaagaatacaaaagtatgaaactagatcttcttctccttagtCGTCTCGTGTGCAGGTCTTCGTATTGATCTCCCTTGCTTTCTTGTTGATAAAAATGTTTTTTTATCTTTATATATAAGTCCCAAGTAGACCTGAActcttaaaatcatcaaattccactcaaaacaGGATTCTGCAGCATTCAGGCGGGCGCGGGCGCGCTCTGTTTCTGTCAAAGGAGCGCAGGTGCGCTGCCTTGGGCGCAGGTGCGCCGGACCTTAGTGATTTATGCAGTTTTTTCTTTTGgtcgtatcttgagttctgctcatCAGAATTGGACGATTCAACAACACACGCGAAAATAACGAGATTGTCTTTAATTTGAGATTGGTCCATACTTCAAAATTGAATCTCTTATTAGCATAAATTCACTGAAAAGCTCATTTTCTCCTCCGACTAATGCCCTGCAATGCAATTACACAAAAATATCAAATATTTAAGTTCAAAAGACCAATTTAAGTCGAAAATAAAGCGTTTCAACTGGATATAAACACAAACAAAATTTCTACTTTAATATGAGTGATACTATTATGTTTCAAAAGATATTTCGTGCCCCTTAATCTTGTTTCGTCATGCCCCGATTTATTATCATTACCCTCTCGTATTTAGGGCCGACTCTGACTCTGAGGGCCTTAATGTACAAAACTACAACCTACCCGATTTTATAGTAGCAACAAAAAAATCATTGTATCATATAGGGTTAAAAATAGTAAACATAGCGATATACATACAGGTGGATAATTGGTAAGGAAAAACAAAGATCAAGACTTGTAAAACgtaatttgaattttattattttttaattttgaattatttgtaGAAAACTCAGGGAGGGGGGCAGTAAATACCCTGGCCCCCGGTCTCTCTAGAGAATGTAAATAACAATTATATACGAAAAATATTATGATAAAGTAAACTGGATGGGGAAAAGAAAGGAATGATGTGCACTGCTCAGAATGAGAGAATGGGAGGTGGAAATGTGCAGCAAAATGGAAGATAGAGATGTGGCGGAGAATGTTCAAAGAGAATTCAagattattaatttattatacatatataaattgTACATATACAATACATGATCATATATCAGTGCAAGTTTTTGTTTTCTAGGAAAAATATTAGTGCAAGTTGAAATTGGAATATTGAATTACTAGAAGTAGAAGTAGTACTAGTGACGATTAGACACGTGTATAATTTACTTTAAATTAAACAGTGACAAATCGTAATAGTAGCACGTAACTTGACGCCCTCCCGTCGGTCCCAAAATGAAATGAATGTAGTTGCCCGTTTGTCTTTGCATTCCCGTCAACAATATTCCCCTCTCTTTAGATACCGTTTAGTACCATTGAAAGGTTATCTCATCATTTGTTTATTAGCTAACTTTTGACCATATTAATCAATTACTCTATCAGTCCCTTAATACGTTTCCTATTTTGACTTTTTATACTGTTTACGGTAAGCGATTAACTCTTAATTTACATTTAATCTATAAAAGCAAATATAGTCATGAGTTATCTTGTTCGATTCGTATTTAAAAATACTTTAATACAGtgaaatatttatatttaatactactacgaaattaaagatattaacaatcaaaagtgtacATTGACGATGTGAAATGTTTTTAGGGACAGAAAGAGTACATGTTAGTTATCGGTTATATGTTTAAATTGTTGATATTTTAACTAGTTGATTGAGCGCGATGTGATATGTGGTCAAGTCTTATTTCTTACCGTCTTAGGTTTTGGGTTCGATTCTCGTGTATTCCCGAAATTTGGTAGAACATataatcaattataaaatatataagtCAAATTAGTTAAAAAAATCTAGTTGATTGAGTAATTTATTTTGATTAACagtttaaatttaattattttaatcaaAACTGTtcgtaaatatatatttcaattaattttttatataCATGAGTTGAGAAAATTTCTCTAAATAACTTTTTCAAATTAGCTTCTCATgagaaaaaattattttataagtTAAGTATCACATACTAATATTAGATATTTTATTTGATTAACTATCTAATTTATTTCGAAAAGCTAATTTGTTACCAACTAATTAGCTTCTAAACACTGCCTTTAATTTCacaattaatttataataaattgtgtttaacaaatattttacatctatactctttattaataaacgaAACATTAATGAGTGAAATCTTGTTTTATGGGTGCACAAAAATACTGAAGTACCAAAATATCAATTTTTGGTAGTTAGTTAATTTCTATTCTATCTAAATTTATTAGTGAGTATTTATCCCAGCgtttatttacttttaatttgaaaaatattttttttatcaataataaagtaatgttaaataaaatatattgaaaagggtaatcataaaataattataagacaacataaaattatttaaaataataaatatttggTTGTTAagataatttaaatttatattatttattaataaccGAAATCATGTTTTATTACATCACAAAAGTACCAAATTCTGGTACTCACTAAAAAAATTGAATTATATTTtctttaaactttattttttattaatttatgtTCATCCAATCATATATTTACTTTtaagttaaaaatatttttttatcaataattaaGTAGTATTAAATAGactatattaaaaaaaatctaattataagataattatcaaataatattaattaatactaaattatctaaaataacaaATATTTCGTTAATAAGATAATTATACAATTcgttttacaaaaataaaattaatatgttaCATTGCCATAACAAGTAAAATAATGCAgaattataaatattatgaaaAATTTCACATATGATTTTATTCATTTTAATTAGATAATTATTATTTACAAGTATCAATTTAATATTTtgtattaatatattaatttcgATTCGTGTTTTACACTACAAATACTAATTCAATATTTTATTCCGCTCTACACGTGTTATCAACTATTCATCCTATTAAGCGAAACTATGTTCAAGTAGAATACAAAATTACTAAATCATGGTACTCACTAgaaaaattatacaactattCTTAAAAAAATTATAGTTAAATCTCTAACTAACACAAATTGACTTTTACTCCTTGTATActttattttcatattaatttttatttgtttgtgttaatTCAAGCGTcgatttaattttaaataatcgTATTAATAAAAATTAACATGTTAGATTAATATAATAAGTAAAATAATTAGGCGCATAATTAGAATTATAACTAAATTTATAAGTCATATTAGTCGATAAAAAGAATTATATgataaatttaataattatacttgatttcaatttttttaactaaataatttaaaagcatttatttatgtattttaatttatatttttttactAATTATTCTGAAATTTAATTTTATGATAATAACAATAACTTAATATTCGCACGGGTTACGATAATTTGGGTACAAAGCTAGCAACAATACATTTTTATGGTCGGCTAAACATATAATTAATGTGGTAAGGTGATGGTGTATTTCTGCCAGCAAGTAGCAACAATACTCAACGCATGCAACTATTAAATTCTAAAGTTGACTATTATAACCGGTTCAAACTGAATTATATTGTTCAATGGTCATCCCATTCTATTATTGCATCACCTTCAAAATTTGTTACAAAAAAAATAGTACTCATTTACCAAGCACACAAGCccaaatattttaaaaagaattttAATCATATTACTTCCTAGTAACTGTGTCTATATCCTTTATACAGCAACCAAACCTAAAAGCACGTTCGGGAACTCATATAAATGAGCTTGATTTGAGTTAAAGATTTGGAGTCCGTACAGAGTTTTTGAGTTTGGTTAGCTAAACAAGTCAAATCGAGGATGTATTGAACTTGATTAGGACGCGGCTCGAATTCAAAAACTTGGCTCTAATTCAAACATGTTCAAAATTTATATACaagttatttttaaaatttatagtTGGACTCTTTTAAATCAGGCTTATTTAACTAACTAATAAACTTGACTCGACTATTAAATGAATCGAGTTCAGTTACAAATTTGAGTTTGTTTAACTTAATCAAGCAACTCAGCTCGTTTAAGAAAATATAACTCGAACTGGTTTATTTAACACCAGTGTGGCTCGAATTACAACTATGACTACAAGATTATTTTAGGGTTCTCGAAAGCTCTGGTTTTCGGTACTACTACTGTATATCTCGAACCTTGTGTCTCTATATCAGGAACAAAAGCCCTAACAACTGCCTAGTGTTTTCACCATTCTTACAACCTAGTTTTCAGAGCAACGTAAGTGTTAAAAAACAAACAGAAATTGAATAATTATGTTTCCTTTAAAAAGCTTGCGACTAGTCTAAATTAATGACAAATAGAGACATGACCAAAGCTTGGGTGAATTACAATCAAGGGTAGCTAACACCGAGATAAGGCCAAGATTTGAAGCCATTTTATACCATATATTTGTCTCACATAATTAATTCTAACTATATTGATTGTGATGGATTATACAGCAGTACTCCTATAAGGGTCCTGGTCAATATAATTTGCGTAGGAAAATTGTGAATAAATATGAAAAGTCCATGTATCCACCATTGGTGTAGTAGCATGACTATCTGACAAATCCCAAGAATGAGAATGGACATTGGAAATCGCAGCACATGCTACAGAGTAGTAGGTGGGCTAAGCATTTGTTCGGAAAGAACAAATTACTCCTTAGAGTTTATGTTCATTTGGCCTCTTATCAGATTGAGGGGGTAGGGTATGTATGAAATATATGGCGATCCACTGTAGCAGTTATCAGAGTTGCCACCCTTTTTCCATTTTTTCTCAGTAACTTGACTTGTTTGGAGTCTTTGGACTCATGTATCACACCACAAGCATGATATATTATTGTTGAATGATTTTGCTTTTGTTAGTGGTTGGTCTTTTCAGTAAAGTTTGTCATAAAACTAGATTTAAGACAGATTTTGTGCTCCAATAAATATCTATTTCCATATATATGAAATGACTAAGATCGACATAGGTTAATTGAACCATCCGCCATCACCAAGGTGCACAATATTGCTTCCTCCAAATCTTATTTATGGATCGAATATTAAATCACCGACACAAAATTAGGTTTAGCAATGAGTTGAATCTGAGTACTTTCGCTGATACGATTTTAAAAAACCAGCAGCTCTAAAAATCTCGAATATTATTCTATCGTAACACATTTATAGATTTATAAATAAAAAGAGGAGACTGGGGATCCTATACCTATCCTATACCAATCCTTGATAAGGTTTCAACTTGTGAATGAGAAGAACGTCCGTTAAATATGTCTAACACAAGCACTCGTTTGCGTTTCATCAATTACTCGATTTGGTTTAGATAATCCTATTTGGTTTAGATGAGATTTAGGCTCGTGTATTGGCTATGTTGTTCTGTTAAAAAAAACAAAGTATAAAATTTAGTTGAGTCTTGATTGATTATTTGATTAGCGAGAGTCTCGAATTGGAATTTTGTTACTGCCTTTAATATTCTCAATACTTGATATGAACACGAAGACTAGTAATTGCCCCCGAGACAAGTGATATACAAAAATGAGCTTCCTTGGTGATAGATGTCGAATTCTTCTTTATTCGAGCCCTAGAACTGAATATTCACTATATTATACTCCTCCGCTAGATAGGCATTAACAACCCACCAAATATCTGCCCATTTTCAGTAACTAACTCTATCCAACAAGATTCTGATTTTAATGCTTTTTGGTGCGAGGCCCCGCCCTGCAGTATGATCTGCGGATTCAGATCTATGAGAGCAAAAAGCAAAATATGTATCGAtttaccactgccatgtttatATGCACATTAAAAAGGTTGATTGATTTCCTGACAGAATTATATGCAATTTACTTTATCCTCAACTTGAAGACTAGAGTGTT from Apium graveolens cultivar Ventura chromosome 5, ASM990537v1, whole genome shotgun sequence includes the following:
- the LOC141723681 gene encoding uncharacterized protein LOC141723681; the encoded protein is MGNCQAIDNASLVIQQPCGKVDKAYWPVPASYVMKTNPGYHVALLLTTTLYPPSSTTAATDTAPLRVTRIKLLRPTDTLLLGHTYRLVSSQEVMKGVWAKKYAKMQKKKQSDAAASGKEIINPSSNLENISAATRSATENKTKQVIKHDRHRIKTSSTSNSATARPRGWHPSLHSITEAAS